From one Flavobacterium sp. N502536 genomic stretch:
- the gldD gene encoding gliding motility lipoprotein GldD produces MLKKTISIATILLALTVVSCKDDVVPKPASFLRLDYPEAKYVGFENNCPFTFEMNEGAVIKGEKNCGFAITYPKMKATIYLTYKPVHGDIEKLLKDAQKLTYEHVIKADDILEQPYLNPEKKVYGMFYRVDGNAATNSQFYVTDSTKHFITGSVYFYAKPNFDSVMPAASYIRNDMQRLMETLKWK; encoded by the coding sequence ATGCTAAAAAAGACAATTTCGATAGCAACAATTTTACTGGCATTGACGGTTGTAAGCTGTAAAGATGATGTGGTGCCAAAGCCGGCAAGTTTTCTTCGTTTGGATTATCCTGAAGCAAAATATGTAGGTTTTGAAAACAATTGCCCGTTTACTTTTGAAATGAATGAAGGAGCTGTAATTAAAGGAGAGAAAAACTGCGGATTTGCCATTACTTATCCAAAGATGAAAGCTACCATTTATCTGACCTACAAACCAGTTCATGGTGATATTGAAAAACTGCTGAAAGATGCCCAAAAGCTAACCTATGAGCACGTTATCAAGGCCGATGATATCTTAGAACAGCCGTATTTAAACCCCGAAAAAAAGGTTTACGGTATGTTTTATCGTGTAGATGGAAATGCTGCTACAAACTCACAATTTTACGTGACCGACAGTACAAAACATTTTATTACAGGATCGGTTTATTTTTATGCCAAACCTAACTTTGATTCGGTTATGCCGGCTGCGAGTTACATCAGGAATGATATGCAGCGATTAATGGAAACATTAAAATGGAAATAA
- a CDS encoding DMT family transporter, whose product MEAKQLKWAYLLVLSLIWGSSFILIKRGLVGLTAVQVGSFRIIFAALFLLIVGFRSLKKISRRQWKFVAITSFFGTFIPAFLFAIAETEVDSSIVAIMNSLTPLNTLVLGILVFGIQFQKRQVLGVFVGLIGCLLLVLSGASSHPGQNYYYVILVVIATLSYAINVNLIKKYLSDLNSLSITTGNFAVLLIPALLILSTTDFSQRISLEATQHSILFVMILGVLGTGIANVLFFKLIQMSSPVFATSVTYLIPIVAFFWGLLDNEMLTPIQFFGAFIILIGVYLSAKK is encoded by the coding sequence ATGGAGGCAAAACAATTAAAGTGGGCTTATTTATTGGTACTCTCGCTGATCTGGGGAAGTTCGTTTATCCTCATCAAAAGAGGTTTGGTTGGATTGACAGCGGTTCAGGTGGGTTCGTTCCGAATTATATTTGCAGCTTTGTTTTTGCTGATTGTGGGTTTTAGAAGTTTAAAGAAAATTTCGCGTCGTCAATGGAAATTTGTCGCCATTACTTCTTTCTTCGGGACCTTTATACCGGCTTTTCTTTTTGCGATTGCCGAAACGGAAGTTGACAGTTCAATCGTGGCCATTATGAATTCGCTTACCCCTTTAAATACATTGGTTCTGGGGATACTTGTTTTTGGAATCCAATTTCAGAAAAGGCAGGTTTTGGGTGTTTTTGTGGGTTTGATTGGGTGTTTGCTGCTGGTTTTAAGCGGGGCGTCTTCGCATCCTGGGCAAAATTACTATTATGTTATTCTGGTCGTTATTGCGACGCTTAGTTATGCGATAAATGTCAATTTGATTAAGAAATACTTGTCCGATTTAAATTCACTGAGCATCACCACAGGGAATTTCGCGGTATTACTTATTCCGGCTTTACTTATTTTAAGCACAACCGATTTTTCTCAAAGAATAAGTCTTGAAGCCACGCAGCATTCTATTTTGTTTGTCATGATTTTAGGAGTTCTGGGTACCGGAATTGCCAATGTTTTGTTTTTTAAATTAATACAAATGTCATCGCCGGTGTTTGCAACGTCGGTAACATATTTAATTCCAATCGTGGCATTTTTCTGGGGACTTCTGGACAATGAAATGCTTACACCGATTCAGTTTTTTGGTGCTTTTATTATCCTTATCGGAGTTTATTTATCGGCTAAAAAGTAG
- the pbpC gene encoding penicillin-binding protein 1C produces MKNRLIAFIQRIINWIKKNKIKSAIAFVLLLIYYFSIPRTLFKEPYSTVIESKEGELLGAKIARDGQWRFPAQDSVPDKFKKCIVYFEDEYFYKHPGFNPVAMVNAIKQNRKAGKVVRGGSTLTQQVIRLSRKGKGRTYFEKLIEMILATRLELGYSKNEILELYAAHAPFGGNVVGLEMAAWRYFGVQSNQLSWAENATLAVLPNAPSLIYPGKNQIKLLNKRNRLLLKLHQEGVIDKQTYELAVEEPLPQKPYDLPQIAPHLLQRVAKNEEGTRVKTTIDYALQNRVNQIARYYYNQYKQNEVHNLAILVIDVSNRNVISYVGNAPTDKDHQKDVDIIDAPRSTGSILKPLLYAGMLDDGELLPNTLIADVPTQIAGYTPQNFNLTFDGAVPAHRALSRSLNIPSVLMLQEFGVNKFYEELQKFKLRDINKTPDHYGLSLILGGAESNLWDLCRTYANLSSTLNYYVKNQAQYRTNEFTELNYKNDFEPDFGSESDQKNILGAGSIWAAYNAMEEVNRPEGDEAWKFYDSSLKIAWKTGTSFGNRDAWAIGTNSKYVVGIWVGNATGEGRPTLTGVTSAAPVLFDVFNLLPRQKWFQTPYKDLEEVEVCRLSGYLAKDGCPKMKQWVPKKGKSTAVCPYHKTVHLDRAEQFQVNSSCENIDNIVTKNWFVLPPVMAWYYKSQHIEYLPLPPFKEGCQGTQTTTMDFIYPKTNGKIYLTKNFNSEVQPVILKVAYSERDKELFWYVDDVYKATTKTFHELPVTPTSGTHYITVVDAFGNEIRRKIEIVRE; encoded by the coding sequence TTGAAAAATAGATTAATAGCGTTCATACAACGCATTATAAATTGGATTAAAAAGAATAAAATAAAATCAGCAATTGCATTTGTGCTCTTGCTGATTTATTATTTCTCTATACCCCGAACGTTGTTTAAAGAGCCGTACTCAACGGTTATTGAAAGTAAAGAAGGAGAACTGCTTGGTGCTAAAATCGCCCGTGACGGACAATGGCGTTTTCCGGCACAGGACAGCGTACCCGATAAATTCAAGAAATGCATTGTTTATTTTGAAGACGAGTACTTTTATAAACATCCCGGTTTTAACCCAGTTGCGATGGTAAATGCGATCAAGCAAAACCGAAAAGCAGGAAAAGTAGTTCGTGGCGGAAGTACACTGACACAGCAGGTAATCCGATTGTCCCGAAAAGGAAAAGGAAGAACTTATTTTGAAAAACTGATCGAAATGATTCTCGCAACCCGATTGGAATTGGGCTATTCTAAGAATGAAATTCTCGAATTGTATGCGGCTCATGCTCCGTTTGGAGGAAATGTGGTCGGACTTGAAATGGCCGCGTGGCGTTATTTTGGTGTGCAATCCAATCAATTGTCGTGGGCAGAAAATGCGACACTGGCAGTTTTACCCAATGCGCCAAGTTTGATTTATCCGGGTAAAAATCAAATAAAATTATTGAACAAACGAAACAGGCTTTTGCTGAAATTACACCAGGAAGGCGTAATTGACAAGCAAACCTATGAACTTGCCGTTGAGGAACCTTTGCCGCAAAAACCATACGATTTGCCTCAAATAGCCCCGCATTTGTTACAAAGAGTGGCTAAAAACGAGGAAGGAACCAGGGTGAAAACAACAATTGATTATGCTTTGCAAAACAGAGTCAATCAAATTGCGAGATACTATTACAATCAGTACAAGCAGAATGAAGTGCATAATCTGGCGATTCTGGTAATTGATGTTTCCAATAGAAATGTAATCAGCTACGTTGGTAATGCTCCAACGGATAAAGACCATCAAAAAGATGTTGATATTATCGATGCGCCAAGAAGTACCGGAAGTATCCTGAAACCCCTTTTATATGCCGGAATGCTGGACGATGGCGAATTACTGCCCAACACTTTGATTGCCGACGTACCAACACAGATTGCAGGTTACACACCGCAAAATTTCAATCTGACCTTTGATGGCGCGGTACCGGCGCATCGGGCTTTATCGCGCTCGCTGAACATTCCGTCGGTTTTAATGCTGCAGGAGTTTGGAGTCAATAAGTTTTATGAAGAACTGCAAAAGTTTAAATTGCGCGACATTAATAAAACTCCGGATCATTACGGCTTATCGCTTATTTTGGGAGGAGCCGAAAGTAATTTGTGGGATTTATGCCGAACCTATGCAAATCTGTCTTCTACCTTAAATTATTATGTTAAGAATCAGGCACAATACCGAACGAATGAATTTACAGAGTTAAATTACAAGAACGATTTTGAGCCCGATTTTGGCTCAGAAAGTGATCAGAAGAACATCTTGGGTGCCGGATCAATTTGGGCGGCTTACAATGCCATGGAAGAGGTCAATAGACCGGAAGGAGATGAAGCCTGGAAGTTTTACGACAGCTCTCTTAAAATTGCCTGGAAAACCGGGACCAGTTTTGGTAATCGTGATGCCTGGGCAATTGGTACAAATTCAAAATATGTGGTAGGAATCTGGGTTGGAAATGCAACAGGCGAGGGCCGACCTACTTTAACGGGAGTCACAAGCGCAGCACCGGTTTTGTTTGATGTTTTTAATTTACTGCCAAGGCAAAAATGGTTTCAAACGCCTTATAAGGATTTGGAAGAAGTTGAGGTGTGCCGTTTGAGTGGTTACTTAGCCAAAGACGGTTGTCCAAAAATGAAACAATGGGTTCCCAAAAAAGGAAAATCGACAGCCGTTTGTCCGTACCATAAAACTGTTCATTTGGATCGTGCAGAACAATTTCAGGTGAATAGCAGCTGTGAAAACATTGATAACATAGTGACTAAAAACTGGTTTGTTTTGCCTCCGGTTATGGCTTGGTATTACAAGAGTCAGCATATCGAATACCTGCCGCTGCCTCCGTTTAAAGAGGGCTGTCAGGGTACACAAACCACAACAATGGATTTTATTTATCCGAAGACCAACGGCAAAATTTATTTAACGAAGAATTTTAATAGCGAAGTTCAGCCTGTAATCCTGAAAGTAGCCTATTCGGAGAGGGATAAAGAGCTCTTTTGGTATGTGGATGACGTTTATAAAGCAACCACAAAAACGTTTCATGAACTGCCTGTTACTCCAACTTCAGGAACACATTACATTACAGTTGTAGATGCATTTGGCAATGAAATTAGAAGAAAAATCGAGATTGTGAGGGAATAA
- a CDS encoding heavy-metal-associated domain-containing protein — MKFTKIIAAIAIAGLVMVSCKKEEDKNLANIKSENTAPKEHKAIAAENVQTSSFKIEGMTCAMGCAKTIEKELSNLDGVEKATVDFEKKTATVVFDKTVQNQENLTKTVQATGDGKTYKVLDIKS, encoded by the coding sequence ATGAAATTCACAAAAATCATCGCTGCTATCGCCATCGCAGGTTTAGTAATGGTAAGCTGCAAAAAAGAAGAAGATAAAAATCTGGCCAACATAAAATCGGAGAACACAGCTCCTAAAGAACACAAAGCTATTGCTGCTGAAAATGTGCAGACTTCAAGTTTCAAAATCGAAGGGATGACTTGTGCTATGGGATGTGCTAAAACGATCGAAAAAGAATTATCGAATCTGGACGGTGTAGAAAAAGCAACGGTTGATTTTGAGAAAAAAACAGCGACTGTGGTATTTGATAAAACAGTTCAAAACCAGGAAAATTTAACCAAAACAGTTCAGGCAACCGGAGACGGCAAAACGTATAAAGTTTTAGATATCAAATCGTAA
- a CDS encoding HU family DNA-binding protein translates to MTKADIVAKISEKLGLEKGDVQATVETFMEEVKTSLETGDNVYLRGFGSFIVKTRAEKTGRNISKNTTIKIPAHNIPAFKPAKVFVEGVKTNNEAK, encoded by the coding sequence ATGACGAAAGCAGATATCGTAGCGAAAATTTCAGAGAAACTAGGTCTTGAAAAAGGAGATGTTCAAGCAACAGTAGAAACTTTTATGGAAGAAGTTAAAACTTCACTAGAAACTGGAGACAATGTTTACCTAAGAGGTTTTGGAAGTTTTATCGTAAAAACCAGAGCTGAAAAGACTGGTAGAAACATTTCTAAGAATACCACTATCAAGATTCCAGCACACAACATTCCTGCGTTTAAACCTGCAAAAGTTTTTGTAGAAGGAGTAAAAACAAATAACGAAGCAAAATAA
- a CDS encoding ribonuclease E/G encodes MNKELIIRSSSEAVDFALLKDGKLIELHKEEEKSNFQVGDIFIAKIRKPVAGLNAAFVNVGFEKDAFLHYHDLGPNLASQLKFIKLVSAGKIKDFSLKTFQFEKEIDKDGIITDILSANQSVLVQVVKEPISTKGPRISAELSLAGRFIVLVPFSDRVSISQKIEDKKEKDRLKKLVLSIKPKGFGVIVRTVAEGKNVAELEKDLQNLLGRWTAMCKKLPTAHHPSKVLGELNRASSILRDVFNDTFSGIQIDDEELYHQTKEYLQEIAPSKQSIVKFYQSNDTPIFEKYNIERQIKTSFGRTVSMSKGAYLIIEHTEALHVIDVNSGNRSNKATNQEDTAMEVNMIAAAEIARQLRLRDMGGIIVVDFIDMSNPENRKVLFDFLREEMSDDKAKHKILPPSKFGLVQITRQRVRPEVNIKTREEDPNNEHGEIEAPILIIDKISSDLDRILKTHKSVVLNVHPFVAAYLSKGFPSLRSKWFFEHKKWVKIIPRDAYTYLEYHFYDKKGNVISE; translated from the coding sequence GTGAATAAAGAATTAATCATTAGATCTAGTTCTGAAGCCGTAGATTTTGCCTTATTAAAAGATGGAAAACTAATTGAATTACACAAAGAAGAAGAGAAAAGCAATTTTCAAGTTGGTGATATTTTTATTGCCAAAATACGAAAACCAGTTGCCGGACTTAATGCTGCTTTTGTAAATGTAGGCTTCGAAAAAGATGCTTTTTTACATTATCACGATTTAGGACCTAACTTAGCTTCTCAACTGAAATTCATAAAACTTGTAAGCGCAGGTAAAATAAAAGATTTCTCCCTAAAAACCTTTCAGTTTGAAAAAGAGATTGACAAAGATGGCATCATTACTGATATTTTAAGTGCCAATCAATCTGTTTTAGTTCAAGTTGTAAAAGAACCTATATCGACCAAAGGTCCAAGAATAAGCGCTGAGCTTTCATTGGCTGGAAGATTTATTGTTCTCGTTCCGTTTTCTGACCGTGTTTCTATTTCTCAAAAAATAGAGGACAAAAAGGAAAAGGATCGTCTAAAAAAACTTGTTCTATCGATCAAACCTAAAGGATTTGGTGTTATTGTTCGCACAGTAGCCGAAGGCAAAAACGTAGCCGAATTAGAAAAAGATTTGCAGAACCTGCTTGGCAGATGGACTGCAATGTGTAAAAAATTACCAACTGCTCATCATCCCTCAAAAGTATTAGGAGAGCTCAACAGAGCTTCTTCGATATTAAGAGATGTATTCAACGATACCTTTAGCGGTATTCAAATAGATGACGAAGAGTTGTACCATCAAACGAAGGAATATCTGCAAGAAATTGCACCTTCAAAACAATCGATTGTTAAGTTTTATCAATCAAATGACACTCCAATTTTTGAGAAATACAATATAGAGAGACAAATCAAAACTTCATTTGGAAGAACCGTCTCCATGAGTAAAGGTGCTTATCTTATCATCGAACATACTGAAGCTCTTCACGTTATTGACGTAAATAGTGGAAATCGTTCGAATAAAGCAACCAACCAGGAAGACACTGCCATGGAAGTGAATATGATTGCCGCTGCCGAAATTGCCAGACAACTTCGTTTGCGTGATATGGGTGGAATAATCGTAGTTGATTTTATCGATATGTCTAATCCTGAAAACAGGAAGGTTTTGTTCGACTTCTTGCGAGAAGAAATGAGCGACGATAAAGCAAAGCATAAAATCTTACCGCCTAGTAAATTTGGTTTAGTTCAGATTACCAGACAACGCGTAAGACCAGAAGTTAATATTAAAACCAGAGAAGAAGATCCAAACAATGAGCATGGCGAAATTGAAGCGCCAATTTTAATCATTGATAAAATCTCATCTGATTTAGATAGAATTCTAAAAACCCACAAAAGTGTTGTGCTTAACGTACATCCGTTTGTGGCTGCATACCTCAGTAAAGGTTTTCCATCATTACGTTCAAAATGGTTTTTTGAACATAAGAAATGGGTGAAAATCATACCTCGTGACGCTTACACGTACTTAGAATACCATTTCTATGATAAAAAAGGAAATGTTATTTCAGAATAA
- a CDS encoding VOC family protein, with translation MELKFSHIDILVNDLQAACDYYAKILGAQISKKFTWERDELHVTYAVVKIGEERFMLVQPFSGNLKNLIDTKGEGTIYRHCYSTPDIEAAFDELIHSGVQPEDENGNPLSRESLNSPSGVKILWLPKRFGEFSIEILEESGLQQFMNEAFSAS, from the coding sequence ATGGAACTTAAATTTAGCCACATAGACATCTTAGTTAACGATCTGCAAGCGGCCTGCGACTATTATGCAAAAATCCTCGGAGCGCAAATCTCAAAAAAATTCACCTGGGAAAGAGACGAATTACATGTTACCTATGCTGTTGTAAAAATTGGCGAGGAACGTTTTATGCTGGTGCAACCTTTTTCCGGAAATCTAAAAAATCTAATAGACACAAAGGGCGAAGGAACAATTTACCGCCATTGTTATTCTACTCCCGACATCGAAGCTGCTTTTGACGAATTGATCCATTCAGGCGTGCAGCCAGAGGACGAGAACGGAAATCCCTTATCACGAGAAAGTCTTAACTCTCCAAGCGGCGTTAAAATCCTCTGGCTTCCGAAACGTTTTGGCGAATTCTCGATTGAAATCCTTGAAGAATCGGGACTTCAACAGTTTATGAATGAGGCTTTTTCTGCTTCCTGA
- the mutY gene encoding A/G-specific adenine glycosylase, with the protein MNFSNILIKWYLQNKRDLPWRKTTNPYHIWLSEIMLQQTRVAQGTPYFFAFTKEFPTVFDLANASEEQVLKLWQGLGYYSRARNLHKTAQYVANELNGIFPPNYKELLKLKGVGEYTAAAIASFSYNEAVPVVDGNVFRVLSRYFDIESDIASPATKKEFTELAHELMPKDNPAIFNQAIMEFGALQCVPKSPDCNTCDFNDSCAALQKKKVALLPVKSKKVKVTNRFFNYLILEDVLGNTLIQKRTAKGIWHNLYEFPLLETTEIVDFDVVSKAVKDSVFSSYTIIGIEDYAESTVVHKLSHQHLHIQFWKVRIEGVVENGLNTSDLKGFPFPIVIYNFIEKQEIIC; encoded by the coding sequence ATGAATTTTTCTAACATATTGATAAAATGGTATTTACAAAACAAACGTGATTTGCCATGGCGAAAAACGACCAATCCATACCATATTTGGCTCTCAGAAATTATGTTGCAACAGACGCGAGTTGCGCAGGGAACGCCTTATTTTTTTGCATTTACGAAGGAATTTCCTACTGTATTTGATTTGGCAAATGCTTCGGAAGAGCAGGTTTTGAAACTTTGGCAGGGATTAGGGTATTATTCCCGTGCCCGAAATTTGCATAAAACGGCTCAATATGTCGCAAATGAGCTGAATGGAATTTTTCCTCCTAATTATAAAGAACTTTTAAAATTAAAAGGTGTTGGCGAATATACAGCGGCTGCAATTGCTTCTTTTTCTTATAATGAAGCTGTCCCTGTTGTTGACGGAAATGTATTTAGAGTACTTTCCCGTTATTTTGATATCGAATCGGATATTGCTTCCCCTGCTACTAAAAAAGAATTTACAGAACTGGCACACGAATTAATGCCAAAAGACAATCCTGCTATTTTCAATCAGGCGATAATGGAGTTTGGTGCTTTGCAGTGTGTGCCTAAAAGTCCGGATTGTAATACCTGTGACTTTAATGATAGCTGTGCAGCATTACAAAAGAAAAAGGTCGCTCTTTTGCCGGTGAAGTCGAAGAAAGTTAAAGTAACCAATCGCTTCTTTAATTATCTGATTTTGGAAGATGTTTTAGGAAATACTTTAATTCAGAAAAGAACAGCAAAAGGTATCTGGCATAACTTATATGAGTTTCCTCTTTTGGAAACGACTGAAATTGTAGATTTCGATGTAGTTTCAAAAGCGGTTAAAGACAGTGTTTTTTCGTCCTATACAATTATAGGTATAGAAGATTACGCAGAGAGCACTGTTGTTCATAAACTTTCGCACCAACATTTGCACATACAGTTCTGGAAGGTTAGAATAGAGGGTGTAGTTGAAAATGGATTGAATACCAGTGATTTAAAGGGTTTTCCTTTTCCGATTGTGATTTACAATTTTATCGAAAAGCAGGAAATAATTTGCTAA
- a CDS encoding single-stranded DNA-binding protein, translated as MNGTLNKVMLIGHLGDDVKMHYFDGGNCIGRFQLATNEVYINKTTNEKITSTEWHNLVVRNKAAEICEKYLSKGDKIYIEGRIKSRQWQAEDGTTKYTTEIQVTEFTFLTTKKETGNHKPNQDTEPAKNTNFDATNEGLPINDLPF; from the coding sequence ATGAACGGAACATTAAACAAAGTGATGTTAATTGGCCATCTGGGCGATGATGTAAAAATGCATTATTTTGATGGAGGAAATTGCATTGGGCGTTTTCAGTTGGCTACAAATGAGGTTTATATCAATAAAACGACCAATGAAAAAATAACTTCAACAGAATGGCACAACCTGGTTGTACGAAACAAAGCGGCCGAAATTTGCGAGAAATACTTGTCGAAAGGAGATAAGATCTATATTGAAGGACGTATCAAATCACGTCAATGGCAAGCAGAAGACGGTACTACAAAATATACGACAGAAATTCAGGTTACGGAGTTTACTTTCTTGACTACCAAAAAAGAAACCGGAAATCATAAACCCAATCAGGATACAGAACCGGCAAAAAACACTAACTTTGACGCGACTAACGAAGGCTTACCTATTAATGATTTGCCTTTTTGA
- a CDS encoding gliding motility-associated protein GldE: protein MDPEPSLFFNTILDINLIIGFVGIFILLFLSAIVSGAEVALFSLSQKDIDDALQENHSKGKIISSLLDKPKKLLATLLVANNFFNIGVVILFSYTGQSIFANIDSPILKFILEIILVTSLILLFGEILPKVYASRNNVKFAKRMAYPLLVLDKLLSPISLPMRSVTLYLHNKLGKQKNNFSINQLSQALELTDSEGTSSEEQKILEGIVSFGNTDTKQVMSPRIDIFALEMSESFAGICPKIIEKGFSRIPVYRDNIDQIEGVLFVKDLLPHIDKEEFDWTSLIREAFFVPENKKLDNLLKDFQSLKSHLAIVVDEYGGTSGLVSLEDVIEEIVGDISDEFDDENLNFSQIDEKNFLFEGKINLKDFYRIVDVNEEIFESRKGEAETLAGFILEILGNFPKKDQKIAFENCVFTIETVDKKRVKQIKVTID from the coding sequence TTGGACCCGGAGCCCAGTTTGTTTTTTAATACGATACTAGACATCAATTTGATAATTGGTTTTGTCGGAATATTTATTTTGCTTTTTTTATCGGCAATAGTTTCAGGTGCCGAAGTGGCACTTTTCTCTTTGTCTCAAAAAGACATCGACGATGCACTGCAGGAGAACCATTCCAAAGGAAAAATTATTTCCAGCCTTTTAGATAAACCCAAGAAACTTCTGGCGACCTTATTAGTAGCCAATAACTTTTTTAATATTGGAGTTGTTATTCTGTTCTCTTATACAGGACAGAGTATTTTTGCGAATATAGATTCGCCAATCCTTAAGTTTATTCTCGAAATAATACTGGTTACTTCCCTGATCTTACTATTTGGAGAAATACTTCCTAAAGTTTATGCGAGCCGCAACAATGTGAAATTTGCAAAACGCATGGCTTACCCCTTACTTGTTTTGGATAAATTACTGTCGCCAATCAGTTTGCCTATGCGTAGTGTTACGTTATATTTGCACAATAAATTGGGAAAACAGAAAAACAATTTCTCTATCAATCAGCTTTCACAAGCCTTGGAATTGACGGATTCTGAAGGCACATCAAGCGAAGAGCAAAAAATACTGGAAGGCATAGTGTCTTTTGGGAATACCGATACCAAGCAGGTAATGAGTCCGAGGATTGATATTTTTGCGCTGGAGATGTCCGAATCGTTTGCGGGGATTTGCCCAAAAATTATTGAAAAAGGATTTTCGAGAATTCCGGTATATCGTGACAATATTGATCAGATAGAAGGCGTTTTGTTTGTGAAAGATTTACTGCCTCATATTGATAAAGAAGAATTTGACTGGACGTCGTTAATCAGAGAAGCCTTTTTTGTTCCGGAGAATAAGAAACTGGATAATTTGCTTAAAGATTTTCAGAGCCTTAAAAGCCATTTGGCGATTGTAGTTGATGAATACGGAGGAACATCAGGATTGGTTTCGCTGGAAGATGTTATCGAGGAGATTGTGGGGGATATTAGTGACGAGTTTGATGATGAGAACCTCAATTTTTCTCAGATTGATGAAAAGAATTTCCTATTTGAAGGAAAAATAAATCTTAAGGATTTTTACAGAATCGTAGACGTTAATGAAGAAATCTTTGAATCCCGTAAAGGAGAGGCCGAGACACTGGCAGGGTTTATTTTGGAAATTCTGGGTAATTTCCCTAAAAAAGATCAAAAAATAGCGTTTGAAAACTGCGTTTTTACAATAGAAACGGTGGATAAGAAACGTGTAAAACAAATAAAAGTAACAATAGATTAA